A window of the bacterium genome harbors these coding sequences:
- a CDS encoding P-II family nitrogen regulator translates to MKKIEAIIRPFKLEEVKEALVEIGIRGLTISEVRGYGRQKGHTETYRGSEYRIEFVPKIKIEVVIEDSKVEKIVDAILKTAKTGQVGDGKIFIYNVEDVVRIRTGESGKDAL, encoded by the coding sequence GTGAAAAAAATAGAAGCAATAATCCGTCCGTTCAAGCTTGAAGAAGTAAAAGAAGCTCTTGTTGAAATTGGAATACGTGGACTTACAATTTCAGAAGTAAGAGGTTACGGCAGACAGAAAGGTCACACAGAAACTTACCGCGGAAGTGAATACAGGATTGAATTCGTTCCGAAAATAAAAATTGAAGTTGTAATCGAAGACTCGAAAGTTGAAAAAATTGTCGATGCAATATTAAAAACGGCTAAAACAGGTCAGGTTGGCGATGGCAAGATATTCATTTACAATGTTGAAGATGTGGTAAGAATCAGGACCGGTGAATCGGGTAAG